The DNA segment GTACCACCTCAGCCTCCACTCTGCCGGTAGTTCCACCACCGAAGTTCACCTGAACGCCGTACTGAGTCGCCACCCCCTCTTCCACCCGGGCTGAGGTGTGCACCTCGATGCCCTGCCGGCTGAAGGACCGGGCCAGGGCTTGGGACACTTCCTCGTCTTCAACCGGAAGCAGGTTCGGCATCATCTCCAGCAAGGTGACCCGGGTGCCGAAGGCGTTGTAGAAGTAGGCGAACTCCACCCCGATGGCGCCGGCCCCAACGATCACCATGGATGCCGGAGGCGCGTTCAACACCAGGGCCTCCTTGCTACCGATGACCCTCTTACCATCGAAGGGCAGACCCGGCAGCGGACGGGGCCGGACCCCGGTGCTTACCAGGATTCGATCGGCAACCAGTGAACGCGTGGCGCCGTCGGAAAGTTCCGCCGTGACCAGACCCGGCTCGGTCAGCTCCGCCTTGCCCGCCAGGTAATCGACCCGGTTTTTTCGAAACAGGTAGGCGATGCCTCCGGCGAGCTGGTCGGCTACTTTTCGGCTTCTTCCCATGATCCTGGACCACTCAAAGGACAATCCCTCGAATCTCAGACCAAAATCTCCGGCGCGATCTTTCAGAAGCCGATAGAGTTCGGCGTTGCGCAGCAACGACTTGCTGGGGATGCAGCCCCAGTTCAGGCAGGTTCCTCCAGCCCGATCCATCTCGATGCAAGCCACTTTCCTGCCCAACTGCGCCGCCCGAATGGCGCCCATGTACCCCGCGGGGCCGCCTCCAATCACCACCAGGTCGTAGCGCTCAGACATCGTGGGCCTCTCGAGATCGATGAATGGATGGATGGGTTCGGTTCACGGAAGGCATTCGGCGGGCTTTGGTTGGGACCGACTGCAACCGGCCGTGGCCTATAGCAGCAGCAAGGCCGGTTGCTGGAGCAGCCTCCGCATCTGTCCCATGAACTCGGCGGCCACGGCCCCATCGACGACCCGGTGGTCACAACTCAGAGTCAGGTTGATTCGATGGCCTGGACGAATACGATCGTCCTTGTCGACCACAGGCTTTCTGACGATGGCGCCCACTCCAAGAATAGCTGCCTGAGGAGGGTCGATGATGGCTTGAAAACTGTCGATGCCCCTGGCGCCCAGGTTCGAAACGGTAAAGGTGCCGCCGCGATATTCATCCGGGTTCAACCGCTGAGTGCGAGCCCGTTCAATCAGATCCCCGGCCTCCAGACTGATCTGGCGCAGATTCTTGGAATCGGCGTTTCGGATTACCGGTGTCAATAGCCCCTCTTGCAGGCTGACCGCAAACTCCAGGTTCACATGACCATGGCGAAGAATGCCCTCGCCCGTGAAGGAAGCATTGAGTTGCGGCACCCGGGTCAGGGCCATGGCCGTCGCCTTCAACACCAGGTCATTGACGCTCAGCTTGCTTCCCCCCCACTCGTCCAAGGCGGAGTTGACCTGCCCCTGAAACTCCAGCAACGGTTCG comes from the Acidobacteriota bacterium genome and includes:
- a CDS encoding dihydrolipoamide acetyltransferase family protein encodes the protein MAEITMPKLSDTMEDGVVVRWLKRVGEAVAKGELVAEIETDKATMEMESLEDGVLSKIHVEEGQRVSVGEPMAAIEAGGHPSQSPVLAAEVASPEIAVGTSGRATPSERVKASPRARKAAGEMNLDLAGVTGSGPSGRILYRDVVAASGAGASSGQPSAAVSQPVPLSSMRQLIAERMVESKTRIPHFYLQVEIDAEPLLEFQGQVNSALDEWGGSKLSVNDLVLKATAMALTRVPQLNASFTGEGILRHGHVNLEFAVSLQEGLLTPVIRNADSKNLRQISLEAGDLIERARTQRLNPDEYRGGTFTVSNLGARGIDSFQAIIDPPQAAILGVGAIVRKPVVDKDDRIRPGHRINLTLSCDHRVVDGAVAAEFMGQMRRLLQQPALLLL
- the lpdA gene encoding dihydrolipoyl dehydrogenase, which translates into the protein MSERYDLVVIGGGPAGYMGAIRAAQLGRKVACIEMDRAGGTCLNWGCIPSKSLLRNAELYRLLKDRAGDFGLRFEGLSFEWSRIMGRSRKVADQLAGGIAYLFRKNRVDYLAGKAELTEPGLVTAELSDGATRSLVADRILVSTGVRPRPLPGLPFDGKRVIGSKEALVLNAPPASMVIVGAGAIGVEFAYFYNAFGTRVTLLEMMPNLLPVEDEEVSQALARSFSRQGIEVHTSARVEEGVATQYGVQVNFGGGTTGRVEAEVVLVAVGVDALLPPGLELETDRGFIKVDGDYRTSVEGVYAAGDVIGPPWLAHVASYQAVQAVEGLFGNGKPRPLPHYPSCTYCNPQVASVGLTERAARELGEPCRVGRFPFRANGKALAVGESEGFVKLIFGEADGELLGAHLIGSEATELIGELGLAMTLGATFEDIEATIQAHPTLGEAVHEAGAAAFGRAIHL